A genomic region of Phycisphaerae bacterium contains the following coding sequences:
- a CDS encoding KamA family radical SAM protein: MQRTDGLSDGDGNSDGARSTGQGCGSAKDPDPAPGGLPRGVDERQWGDWRWQMRHRVRTPAQLEQQFPSLKDRSDLPEVVRKYPMAITPYYASLIQRADSSDPVFQMSVPQGLELCDPSFLKGDPLEEEEDMPVPGLVHRYPDRALLIATTTCSMYCRHCTRKRVAGTRESTISACRLEQVRAYLTAHPEIRDVIVSGGDPLTMGTEAIEAVLKVLRGVSSIEIIRVGTRTPVVLPMRITDELTAMLRKYHPIWVNTHFNHPNELTDEAVAACGRLADAGIPLGNQSVLLRGVNDDPRIIEELCRGLVRARVRPYYLFQCDLVRGVEHFRTPLSRGIEIMEHLRGRLSGLAIPTFVVDAPHGGGKIPLLPNYVVTTSPTHTVLRNFEGMMVSYPEPDPIGDSRGDRWRREGSPEVCDLVSGRATAIVPQGTARGRRRSAIEHGELAESGKQR, from the coding sequence CCCGATCCGGCGCCTGGAGGCTTGCCGAGAGGCGTTGATGAGCGTCAGTGGGGGGACTGGCGATGGCAGATGAGGCACCGGGTTCGGACTCCCGCCCAGCTTGAGCAGCAGTTTCCCTCCCTCAAGGATCGCAGCGACCTTCCGGAGGTGGTGCGCAAGTATCCGATGGCGATCACGCCGTACTACGCATCGCTGATTCAGCGGGCGGATTCGTCGGACCCGGTCTTCCAGATGAGCGTGCCGCAGGGCCTGGAGCTGTGCGACCCGTCGTTCCTCAAGGGCGACCCGCTGGAAGAAGAAGAAGACATGCCGGTGCCGGGGCTGGTGCATCGGTATCCGGACCGCGCGCTGCTGATCGCGACGACCACGTGCTCGATGTACTGCCGCCACTGCACCCGCAAGCGGGTCGCGGGGACGCGGGAGAGCACGATCTCGGCGTGCCGGCTCGAGCAGGTCCGGGCGTATCTGACGGCGCATCCGGAGATCAGGGACGTGATCGTCTCGGGCGGCGATCCGTTGACGATGGGCACGGAGGCGATCGAGGCGGTGCTGAAGGTGTTGCGGGGCGTTTCGAGCATTGAGATCATCCGCGTGGGGACGCGGACGCCGGTGGTGCTGCCGATGCGGATCACCGACGAGCTGACGGCGATGCTGCGGAAGTACCATCCGATCTGGGTGAACACGCACTTTAATCACCCCAACGAACTGACGGACGAGGCGGTCGCGGCGTGCGGCCGGCTGGCCGACGCGGGAATCCCGCTGGGCAACCAGTCGGTGCTGCTGCGCGGGGTCAACGACGATCCGCGGATCATCGAGGAGCTCTGCCGCGGGCTGGTGCGGGCGCGGGTGCGGCCGTACTACCTGTTCCAGTGCGACCTGGTGCGAGGCGTCGAGCACTTCCGGACGCCGCTGAGCCGGGGGATCGAGATCATGGAGCACCTGCGCGGGCGTCTCAGCGGGCTGGCGATTCCGACGTTCGTGGTGGACGCGCCGCATGGCGGCGGCAAGATTCCGCTGCTGCCGAACTACGTGGTGACCACCAGTCCGACGCACACCGTGCTGCGGAACTTCGAGGGAATGATGGTCTCGTACCCGGAACCGGACCCGATCGGGGACAGCCGCGGCGACCGCTGGCGCCGCGAAGGCTCGCCGGAGGTCTGCGATCTGGTCAGCGGACGGGCCACCGCGATCGTCCCGCAGGGCACCGCGCGAGGCCGGCGGCGCAGCGCCATCGAGCACGGGGAACTGGCCGAGTCCGGAAAGCAGCGTT